In the genome of Planococcus donghaensis, the window CAGAAGGTATTGAAGGCCGCATGCCGTACAAAGGACCTTTATCTGATACGATTCACCAACTACTAGGTGGCATTCGTGCAGGAATGGGTTATTGCGGAACAAAAGATTTACAGGTTTTACGGGAAGAAGCACAATTCATTCGTATGACTGGAGCCGGCTTACGTGAAAGCCATCCTCACGATGTGCAAATCACAAAAGAATCTCCAAACTATTCGATTTAACAAACTAAAAGCACTTGATTCATCATCTTTATTGGTGAATCGAGTGCTTTTTTGATGTTTTTGTATTTGAGTCTAATGAATATGCTAAAATAGCATGTGGAAACTTATAGATGGAGGTATTTAAACAAGTGAGAAATTTGGTAAATAAAGGACTATTGATAGCGTTACTAGCTGTATTTATGATAACTGGAATTACTCCGCAACAAGTAAATGCTGAGGAGTCGTTAACGATAATGGCAGAAGCTGCAATTTTAGTAGACGCTGAAAGTGGTAAAATTTTATATGAAAAAAATGCTGAAAAACCTTTAGGGGTTGCCAGTATGACAAAAATGATGACCGAGTATTTATTGTTTGAAGCGATTGAAGAAGGCAAGGTTGCATGGGATCAGGAGTATCAAGTAACGGATTATACTTATCAAATTTCTCAAGACATGCGCTTGAGCAATGTACCGTTCCGCGAAGACGGATCTTATACGATTAAAGAAATGTATGAAGCAATGGCCATATTCTCTGCCAATGCTGCAACAATTGGCATTGCTGAAACCATTGCCGGCACAGAAAGTGAATTTGTTGAGCTAATGAATGAAAAAGCCAAAGAAATGGGCTTAGAAAAAACAACTTTCGTCAATTCAACGGGTCTTAGTAATTCAAGTTTGATGGGGATGCATCCAGAAGGTACGAAAGAAACAGATGAAAACATTATGCCAGCACGTGCAGTTGCTAAATTGACGAAAATTTTATTGGATGATTATCCAGAAGTATTAGAAACGACGAAAATTCCATTAAAAATGTTTCGTGAAGGCACGTCTGACGAAACTCGTATGGAAAACTGGAATTCAATGCTCCCAGGGTTGATTTATGAATACGAAGGTGTCGACGGATTAAAAACCGGCAGCACTGATTTTGCGGGGTATTCGTTTGCAGGAACAGCCAAACGTGACGATACACGGTTTATCGCAGTAGTAATGGGAGCCTTAGATAGCGAAGGAGCTGGGTCTTATAAAGCACGGTTTGATGCAACTCGTGTGTTATTCGACTACGGTTTTGATGAATTTACGAAAGAAGAGCTTATTCCTGCAGGCTATCAGTTTAAAGAACAAGGCACGTTAGAAGTTGAAAAAGGTGTAGAAGAAAAGGTTGCGATCGCAGTAAAAGAGCCTGTAACAATGATGATTCGGACAGCCGAAAAAGAATTGTACCAACCGGAACTAGTATTAGATGATGCGGTTGTTGAAAATGGCAAGTTAGAAGCTGAAGTAGAAAAAGATTTAGTCGTAGGAGCTATTCAGTTTACCAAAACCGAAGGAACGGAATATGGTTATTTAAGTGGTAATGAAACCAACATCGAAGTTGCCACAACTGAATCTGTAAAACGTGCAAACTGGGTATCTTTATCGTTCCGTAGTGCAGGAGAATTTTTGTCTTCTTTATGGGATGATGCGGGCACTTTTGTAAAAGAGTTATTTTAATAGGAAAGCCGTTCATCTTTTAAGATGAACGGCTTTTTTTACTGAATTTCCCAACAAGACATCAATTCAGTAATTCCCGTATGAATTTCCTCTTCTGCCAAACCACCAAATCCAAGGACAATTTTTGGGAAGTCACTGTCTTTTTTGTGAACATCATAGGATTGTAAGCCAGTGACGCGAATCCCAACTTGTTTTGCGCGTTGTACCAATTCGCTTTCGCTCAATGGGGTTTGGATAGTCAAAACAATATGCATCCCTGCTTGTTCACCAGAAACTGTTACTGCTGGAGCAAATGGAGTGAGAGATAAACTAAGGCGTTTTATTTTCTTTTGGTATAACTTACGCATGCGATTCAAATGACGTGCGAAATGACCATCTTTCATAAATTTGGCGACCATGTGTTGATCGTGTCTCGGTACGGACGAAGAGTAATGTCGAAATGTCTGCTGATACGCAGGCAACAATCGTTTAGGCAATACCATATAAGCAAGGCGCAAAGAAGGCATAAGCGATTTAGAAAAAGTACTAATGTAAATGACGCGGTCACTCAAATCCATACTTTGAAGAGCAGGGATAGGCTGACTAGTATAACGGAACTCACTGTCATAATCGTCTTCAATAATATACCGTTCGGATTTCGCTGCTGCCCAGTTCAGTAGCTGTGCCCGTTTTGTAGCACTTAATACGGAGCCGGATGGAAATTGGTGTGAAGGAGTTACATAAGCCACATCCACGACAGATGCTTCTAGTTGGCTAATATTCAATCCGTCCTGTTCTAAGTCAATGGGAATTGCTTGACGATCGTGATGATTGAAAATGCTATGTGTTAGAGCGTAACCAGGGTTTTCGTAGCCATAAACCAATTTTTTATCGAGTAGTCGAATCAATAAAGGCAATAATTGTTCTGTTCCTGAACCAATGACGATTTGATCTGGCTGACAAACCACACCACGCGATTGATACAAATAGCGAGTGATTTCTTGACGTAAGACGTCATCTCCTTGAGGATGCCCAGATAATAATAATTCATGATTGGAATCATCTAAAATATCACGTGTTAATTTCCGCCAAGTTAAAAAAGGAAAAGACTGCGTATCAATACTGCCAGAGTTGAAATCTATTTTATACGAAACAGGTTCTTCTACAACCGGTTCATCATGCGGCATATCCAAATAGGCGAGTTCTTCAACCGGCTGGGCATAAAATCCTTTGCGTGGTCGTGATTCTATAAATCCTTCAGCTACTAGTTGAGCGTAAGCGAGTTCTACAGTTGTTTGACTAATTTGTAGGTAGTCGGCTAATTTTCGCTTACTTGGTAATTTAGTGTCGACAAGTATTTTACCTTCGATAATGGCTTTTTTTATTTCACGATAAAGCTGCTTATATAAAGGGGTTTGTGATTGTTTTTGAAGCTGAAACATCAGCATATCCATGTGAACTCCTCCAACTGACCTTATTGAAATGATTATAACTGAGTCTTTTTATATGGTCAATCTCTATTATACTGAATTTATCAACAAATTAGGAGGAATTCACAAATGACTGAGCAAGGAACAGATCGTGTAAAAAGAGGAATGGCTGAAATGCAAAAAGGTGGCGTGATCATGGATGTGGTCAACGCAGAACAAGCACGTATTGCAGAAGCTGCAGGAGCTACTGCTGTTATGGCACTTGAACGAGTGCCTTCTGATATTCGTAGAGATGGCGGAGTCGCACGTATGGCAGATCCACGCATCACAGAAGAAGTAATGAAAGCAGTATCGATTCCAGTGATGGCAAAAGCACGTATTGGTCATATTGTAGAAGCTCGTATTTTAGAAGCGATGGGTGTCGATTATATTGATGAAAGCGAAGTGTTGACACCGGCCGATGAAGAGTTTCATTTATTGAAAAACCAATACACCGTTCCTTTTGTTTGTGGGTGTCGGAACTTAGGGGAAGCGGCTCGTCGAATTGGTGAAGGTGCTTCAATGCTACGGACAAAAGGCGAACCGGGCACAGGAAATATTGTTGAAGCCGTCCGTCATTTACGACAAGTAAATGCAGAAATCCGCAAAGTGGTCGCAATGAGCGAAGATGAATTAATGACAGAAGCACGTAACTTAGGAGCTTCTTATGAATTTTTAAAAGAAGTTAAAAGTTTAGGGCGTTTGCCAGTAGTTAATTTTGCAGCTGGCGGGATTGCTACACCTGCAGACGCAGCATTAATGATGGAATTAGGAGCAGATGGTGTGTTTGTTGGGTCTGGTATTTTCAAATCAGACAACCCAGAGCGATTTGCACGGGCGATTGTTGAAGCGACGACGCATTACCAAGATTACAAATTGATCGCTGAGTTATCAAAAGACCTTGGCATTGCGAT includes:
- a CDS encoding PLP-dependent aminotransferase family protein, translated to MDMLMFQLQKQSQTPLYKQLYREIKKAIIEGKILVDTKLPSKRKLADYLQISQTTVELAYAQLVAEGFIESRPRKGFYAQPVEELAYLDMPHDEPVVEEPVSYKIDFNSGSIDTQSFPFLTWRKLTRDILDDSNHELLLSGHPQGDDVLRQEITRYLYQSRGVVCQPDQIVIGSGTEQLLPLLIRLLDKKLVYGYENPGYALTHSIFNHHDRQAIPIDLEQDGLNISQLEASVVDVAYVTPSHQFPSGSVLSATKRAQLLNWAAAKSERYIIEDDYDSEFRYTSQPIPALQSMDLSDRVIYISTFSKSLMPSLRLAYMVLPKRLLPAYQQTFRHYSSSVPRHDQHMVAKFMKDGHFARHLNRMRKLYQKKIKRLSLSLTPFAPAVTVSGEQAGMHIVLTIQTPLSESELVQRAKQVGIRVTGLQSYDVHKKDSDFPKIVLGFGGLAEEEIHTGITELMSCWEIQ
- a CDS encoding serine hydrolase, which codes for MEVFKQVRNLVNKGLLIALLAVFMITGITPQQVNAEESLTIMAEAAILVDAESGKILYEKNAEKPLGVASMTKMMTEYLLFEAIEEGKVAWDQEYQVTDYTYQISQDMRLSNVPFREDGSYTIKEMYEAMAIFSANAATIGIAETIAGTESEFVELMNEKAKEMGLEKTTFVNSTGLSNSSLMGMHPEGTKETDENIMPARAVAKLTKILLDDYPEVLETTKIPLKMFREGTSDETRMENWNSMLPGLIYEYEGVDGLKTGSTDFAGYSFAGTAKRDDTRFIAVVMGALDSEGAGSYKARFDATRVLFDYGFDEFTKEELIPAGYQFKEQGTLEVEKGVEEKVAIAVKEPVTMMIRTAEKELYQPELVLDDAVVENGKLEAEVEKDLVVGAIQFTKTEGTEYGYLSGNETNIEVATTESVKRANWVSLSFRSAGEFLSSLWDDAGTFVKELF
- the pdxS gene encoding pyridoxal 5'-phosphate synthase lyase subunit PdxS, coding for MTEQGTDRVKRGMAEMQKGGVIMDVVNAEQARIAEAAGATAVMALERVPSDIRRDGGVARMADPRITEEVMKAVSIPVMAKARIGHIVEARILEAMGVDYIDESEVLTPADEEFHLLKNQYTVPFVCGCRNLGEAARRIGEGASMLRTKGEPGTGNIVEAVRHLRQVNAEIRKVVAMSEDELMTEARNLGASYEFLKEVKSLGRLPVVNFAAGGIATPADAALMMELGADGVFVGSGIFKSDNPERFARAIVEATTHYQDYKLIAELSKDLGIAMKGIEISTIAAGERMQERGW